The following proteins are co-located in the Ascaphus truei isolate aAscTru1 unplaced genomic scaffold, aAscTru1.hap1 HAP1_SCAFFOLD_1306, whole genome shotgun sequence genome:
- the LOC142475655 gene encoding uncharacterized protein LOC142475655 isoform X2, giving the protein MHAKEEVQRQAPIIHPCQHWKVAFSSQDYLLKHLKFKHPNEYMEKMRTEQSCNIPINMTENASFNQSRQLINNVTASHSKKYILAAAIGKDLGESRKSLTWLSDQNAQKRTETRERPHVCGECGKGFCHLSSLRRHKRTYTGERPHVCGECGKGFSDLSHLNTHTRTHTGERPHVCGECGKGFSLLSTLNTHKRTHTGERPHVCGECGKGFSRLSSLYTHTRTHTGEKPHVCGECGKGFSQLSNLNTHTRTHTGERPHVCGECGKGFRMLSNLNTHTRTHTGEKPHVCGECGKGFSDLSSLIRHTRTHTGERPYVCGECGKGFSDLSSLIKHNRTHTGERPHVCGECGKGFRQLYHLDIHKRTHTGERPHVCGECGKGFSILSHLIRHKRTHTLERPHACGECGKGFSVSSSLDKHMRTHTVERPHVCGECGKGFSDLSYLIRHKRTHTGERPHVCGECGKGFSHLSCLRKHKRTHTGERPHVCGECGKGFSVLYNLNTHKRTHTGERPHVCGECGKGFSQLSSLRKHKMTHTSERPISKARDV; this is encoded by the coding sequence tacaaagacaagctccaataatccacccatgccaACACTGGAAGGTTGCTTTcagcagtcaggattacctcctcaaacatctgaagttcaaacacccaaatgagtatatggaaaagatgaggacagaacaatcttgcaacattccaataaatatgacagaaaatgcatctttcaaccagtcaaggcaattaataaacaatgtaactgcttctcattccaaaaaatatatattagcagctgccataggaaaagatcttggagaaagtaGGAAGAGTCTGACatggttatcagaccagaacgCACAGAAGAGaacagagaccagagagagaccgcatgtatgtggggaatgtgggaagggattttgtCATTTATCCAGCCTGAGGAGACACAAGAGGACATACACTGGGGAGAGACCTCATGTATGTGGGgagtgtgggaagggatttagtgatttatcccacctgaacacacacacgaggacacacacaggggagagaccgcatgtatgtggggaatgtgggaagggattcagTTTGTTATCcaccctgaacacacacaagaggacacacacaggggagagaccgcatgtatgtggggagtgtgggaagggatttagtcggttatccagcctgtacacacacacgaggacacacacaggggagaaaccacatgtatgtggggaatgtgggaagggatttagtcagttatccaacctgaacacacacacgaggacacacacaggggagagaccgcatgtatgtggggaatgtgggaagggatttcgtatgttatccaacctgaacacacacacgaggacacacacaggggagaaaccgcatgtatgtggggaatgtgggaagggatttagtgatttatccagcctgatcagacacacgaggacacacacaggggagagaccgtatgtatgtggggagtgtgggaagggatttagtgatttaTCCAGCCTGATCAAACACaataggacacacacaggggagagaccgcatgtatgtggggaatgtgggaagggatttagacaGTTATACCACCtggacatacacaagaggacacacacaggggagagaccgcatgtatgtggggaatgtgggaagggatttagtatcTTATCCCATctgatcagacacaagaggacacacacattGGAGAGACCACAtgcatgtggggaatgtgggaagggatttagtgtgtcatccagcctggacaaacacatgaggacacacacagtggagagaccacatgtatgtggggaatgtgggaagggatttagtgacttatcctatctgatcagacacaagaggacacacacaggggagagaccgcatgtatgtggggaatgtgggaagggatttagtcatttaTCTTGCCTGaggaaacacaagaggacacacacaggggagagaccacatgtatgtggggaatgtgggaagggattcagTGTCTTAtacaacctgaacacacacaagaggacacacacaggggagagaccacatgtatgtggggagtgtgggaagggatttagtcagttatccagcctgaggaaacacaagatgacacacacaaGTGAGAGACCTATCTCTAAAGCCAGGGATGTTTAG
- the LOC142475655 gene encoding uncharacterized protein LOC142475655 isoform X3 → MEKMRTEQSCNIPINMTENASFNQSRQLINNVTASHSKKYILAAAIGKDLGESRKSLTWLSDQNAQKRTETRERPHVCGECGKGFCHLSSLRRHKRTYTGERPHVCGECGKGFSDLSHLNTHTRTHTGERPHVCGECGKGFSLLSTLNTHKRTHTGERPHVCGECGKGFSRLSSLYTHTRTHTGEKPHVCGECGKGFSQLSNLNTHTRTHTGERPHVCGECGKGFRMLSNLNTHTRTHTGEKPHVCGECGKGFSDLSSLIRHTRTHTGERPYVCGECGKGFSDLSSLIKHNRTHTGERPHVCGECGKGFRQLYHLDIHKRTHTGERPHVCGECGKGFSILSHLIRHKRTHTLERPHACGECGKGFSVSSSLDKHMRTHTVERPHVCGECGKGFSDLSYLIRHKRTHTGERPHVCGECGKGFSHLSCLRKHKRTHTGERPHVCGECGKGFSVLYNLNTHKRTHTGERPHVCGECGKGFSQLSSLRKHKMTHTSERPISKARDV, encoded by the coding sequence atggaaaagatgaggacagaacaatcttgcaacattccaataaatatgacagaaaatgcatctttcaaccagtcaaggcaattaataaacaatgtaactgcttctcattccaaaaaatatatattagcagctgccataggaaaagatcttggagaaagtaGGAAGAGTCTGACatggttatcagaccagaacgCACAGAAGAGaacagagaccagagagagaccgcatgtatgtggggaatgtgggaagggattttgtCATTTATCCAGCCTGAGGAGACACAAGAGGACATACACTGGGGAGAGACCTCATGTATGTGGGgagtgtgggaagggatttagtgatttatcccacctgaacacacacacgaggacacacacaggggagagaccgcatgtatgtggggaatgtgggaagggattcagTTTGTTATCcaccctgaacacacacaagaggacacacacaggggagagaccgcatgtatgtggggagtgtgggaagggatttagtcggttatccagcctgtacacacacacgaggacacacacaggggagaaaccacatgtatgtggggaatgtgggaagggatttagtcagttatccaacctgaacacacacacgaggacacacacaggggagagaccgcatgtatgtggggaatgtgggaagggatttcgtatgttatccaacctgaacacacacacgaggacacacacaggggagaaaccgcatgtatgtggggaatgtgggaagggatttagtgatttatccagcctgatcagacacacgaggacacacacaggggagagaccgtatgtatgtggggagtgtgggaagggatttagtgatttaTCCAGCCTGATCAAACACaataggacacacacaggggagagaccgcatgtatgtggggaatgtgggaagggatttagacaGTTATACCACCtggacatacacaagaggacacacacaggggagagaccgcatgtatgtggggaatgtgggaagggatttagtatcTTATCCCATctgatcagacacaagaggacacacacattGGAGAGACCACAtgcatgtggggaatgtgggaagggatttagtgtgtcatccagcctggacaaacacatgaggacacacacagtggagagaccacatgtatgtggggaatgtgggaagggatttagtgacttatcctatctgatcagacacaagaggacacacacaggggagagaccgcatgtatgtggggaatgtgggaagggatttagtcatttaTCTTGCCTGaggaaacacaagaggacacacacaggggagagaccacatgtatgtggggaatgtgggaagggattcagTGTCTTAtacaacctgaacacacacaagaggacacacacaggggagagaccacatgtatgtggggagtgtgggaagggatttagtcagttatccagcctgaggaaacacaagatgacacacacaaGTGAGAGACCTATCTCTAAAGCCAGGGATGTTTAG